A single Curtobacterium sp. MCSS17_015 DNA region contains:
- a CDS encoding inositol monophosphatase family protein: MTTLESPAPAPTGRPALRPPRVVASRGAPRVRRENTLPAVAVAEALGADVIAVDVRRTADDVAVLLHDATLGRMWGDGRRVSDVSWCDVARLGNGLDRIPRLDAVLERLEGCSATLLVGLADPADAEAAVRTVQGVTGTAVVAWRGSTAAMRAVRALLPEADVWMPWDALEPPTAAHLTALRPSTLDLDVAFLTPATVRAAHALGLCVAVWTVDDPEPTRWATRLGADLLLTEDVATVHAVLAAAERDGWDVPRREPTEPEVAGRAQALAHRIAHEVIAFTREHRVSTDAGDAAARVVDVDRSIEQHVRGRVRAAFPEHGFTGEEYGVAPGDKHRWYLDPVDGSTNLANGVPWTSTSLCLTRSGRPVVGVVADPWRGEVLEARRGRGATERDRVLRLDDAPRALAGAVVGTELDGHRPWPGFTAFVAALAARSCSVRVTGSGTLTIAQVAAGRGIGACTPAFDPVDHGAAVLLVHEAGGLVLTLDGPVSEFPPVGAPFLVAHPGAADELHEVWAAALRGSES, from the coding sequence GTGACGACGCTCGAGAGCCCGGCCCCCGCGCCCACCGGGAGGCCCGCCCTCCGTCCGCCACGGGTCGTCGCCTCCCGCGGTGCGCCGCGCGTCCGCCGCGAGAACACCCTGCCGGCCGTCGCGGTCGCCGAGGCGCTCGGCGCGGACGTCATCGCGGTCGACGTGCGCCGCACGGCCGACGACGTCGCGGTGCTGCTGCACGACGCGACCCTCGGCCGGATGTGGGGCGACGGACGCCGGGTGTCGGACGTCTCGTGGTGCGACGTCGCCAGGCTCGGCAACGGGCTCGACCGCATCCCGCGGCTCGACGCCGTGCTCGAACGGTTGGAGGGCTGCTCGGCGACGCTGCTGGTCGGGCTCGCCGACCCCGCCGACGCCGAGGCGGCGGTCCGCACGGTGCAGGGCGTCACCGGCACCGCGGTCGTCGCCTGGCGCGGATCCACCGCCGCGATGCGAGCGGTCCGGGCGCTGCTGCCCGAAGCAGACGTGTGGATGCCGTGGGACGCGCTCGAGCCCCCGACCGCCGCGCACCTGACGGCGCTGCGACCCTCGACCCTCGACCTCGACGTCGCCTTCCTCACGCCGGCGACCGTCCGCGCGGCACACGCACTGGGCCTGTGCGTCGCGGTGTGGACCGTCGACGACCCGGAGCCGACGCGGTGGGCGACACGACTCGGCGCCGACCTGCTCCTCACCGAGGACGTGGCGACCGTGCACGCCGTGCTCGCCGCTGCGGAGCGGGACGGGTGGGACGTACCCCGACGCGAGCCGACCGAGCCGGAGGTCGCCGGGCGTGCGCAGGCCCTGGCCCACCGGATCGCACACGAGGTGATCGCGTTCACCCGGGAGCACCGGGTCAGCACGGACGCCGGGGACGCGGCCGCCCGGGTCGTCGACGTGGACCGGTCGATCGAGCAGCACGTCCGCGGACGGGTCCGGGCAGCGTTCCCGGAGCACGGTTTCACGGGCGAGGAGTACGGCGTCGCCCCCGGGGACAAGCACCGGTGGTACCTCGACCCCGTCGACGGCAGCACCAACCTGGCGAACGGCGTGCCCTGGACGAGCACGTCGCTTTGCCTGACGCGCTCCGGGCGACCCGTCGTCGGCGTCGTCGCGGACCCGTGGCGGGGCGAGGTCCTGGAGGCCCGACGCGGCCGGGGCGCGACCGAACGCGACCGCGTCCTGCGACTCGACGACGCTCCGCGGGCACTGGCCGGTGCCGTCGTCGGCACCGAGCTCGACGGGCACCGGCCGTGGCCCGGCTTCACCGCGTTCGTGGCGGCGCTCGCCGCGAGGTCCTGCTCGGTCCGGGTGACGGGGTCCGGCACGCTGACCATCGCCCAGGTCGCCGCCGGACGGGGGATCGGCGCGTGCACGCCGGCGTTCGACCCGGTCGACCACGGCGCCGCGGTCCTGCTCGTGCACGAGGCCGGCGGCCTCGTCCTGACCCTCGACGGCCCGGTGTCGGAGTTCCCGCCGGTGGGCGCGCCGTTCCTCGTGGCGCACCCCGGCGCGGCCGACGAGTTGCACGAGGTGTGGGCGGCGGCGTTGCGCGGCTCCGAGTCGTGA
- a CDS encoding methyltransferase domain-containing protein, translating to MTDRIDLSTRAVDLRELMDDPDCDAATLDRTFRRFAVVNAAVSGWRSVWQTHVVPALPATGRARVLDLGCGGGDLARSLTRWARGDGFDLEVVGVDPDPRAIRAAERRSAPGVTFRQQSSAELVAAGERFDVVVSNHVLHHLGDTERDAFLRDSAALAVSRSVHSDIRRSAAAYRLYAVGSVLVTAGTFIREDGLRSIRRSFTVPELAAALPPGWRAEPASPHRVLAVSD from the coding sequence GTGACGGACCGGATCGACCTGTCCACCCGTGCCGTCGACCTGCGGGAACTCATGGACGATCCGGACTGTGACGCCGCGACCCTCGACCGCACCTTCCGACGGTTCGCGGTCGTCAACGCCGCCGTGAGCGGCTGGCGATCCGTGTGGCAGACGCACGTGGTGCCGGCGCTGCCGGCGACCGGCCGGGCACGCGTGCTCGACCTCGGCTGCGGGGGCGGAGACCTCGCCCGGTCGCTGACCCGGTGGGCTCGGGGTGACGGCTTCGACCTCGAGGTCGTCGGTGTCGACCCGGACCCGCGGGCGATCCGGGCGGCCGAGCGGCGGTCCGCGCCCGGGGTCACCTTCCGGCAGCAGTCGAGCGCCGAGCTCGTGGCCGCCGGGGAGCGGTTCGACGTGGTCGTCTCGAACCACGTGCTGCACCACCTCGGCGACACCGAGCGCGACGCGTTCCTGCGCGACTCCGCGGCGCTCGCCGTGTCACGGAGCGTGCACTCCGACATCCGGCGGTCCGCAGCCGCCTACCGGCTGTACGCGGTCGGGTCGGTGCTCGTCACCGCGGGGACGTTCATCCGTGAGGACGGGCTGCGCTCCATCCGACGGAGCTTCACGGTGCCGGAGCTCGCCGCCGCCCTGCCACCCGGGTGGCGCGCCGAGCCGGCGTCCCCGCACCGGGTCCTCGCGGTCAGCGACTGA
- a CDS encoding ATP-binding cassette domain-containing protein — protein sequence MAIIEASGLTKTYRSKSGPVHALTGLDLSVPEGTVTALLGPNGAGKTTTVKVLTTLVEPDTGSARVAGVDVVADPQGTRRAIGVSGQYAAVDENLTGFENLEMIGRLYHLGRRAARDRARELIDVFGLSEAGDRPVKGFSGGMRRRIDLAGALVMNPRVLFLDEPTTGLDPRSRLALWGIIEDLVTDGATVLLTTQYLEEADQLADDIAVIDDRRVIAEGTADELKAQVGGHRVVVTLVDAADGDAASTVLARYGTGDVETSGDGRTRAIAVDAGPAALQRVLADLGAAGVGLHDAGMRRPTLDDVFLRLTGHVATEDEDDTTTVAGGGRASRPGTSDRPPGGDDRTTVPADTTGAEHVR from the coding sequence ATGGCGATCATCGAGGCCTCCGGCCTGACCAAGACCTACCGATCGAAGTCGGGGCCGGTGCACGCCCTGACCGGTCTCGACCTCTCGGTGCCCGAGGGCACCGTCACCGCGCTGCTCGGGCCGAACGGCGCCGGCAAGACGACCACCGTCAAGGTGCTCACCACGCTCGTCGAACCCGACACGGGGTCGGCCCGGGTCGCCGGTGTCGACGTCGTCGCCGATCCCCAGGGCACCCGCCGTGCGATCGGCGTCTCGGGGCAGTACGCCGCGGTCGACGAGAACCTGACCGGGTTCGAGAACCTCGAGATGATCGGGCGGCTGTACCACCTCGGTCGGCGGGCCGCCCGGGACCGGGCGCGCGAACTCATCGACGTCTTCGGGCTGTCCGAGGCGGGCGACCGCCCGGTCAAGGGCTTCTCCGGGGGCATGCGGCGGCGCATCGACCTGGCCGGAGCGCTCGTGATGAACCCGCGCGTGCTGTTCCTCGACGAACCGACGACGGGGCTCGACCCCCGCAGCCGTCTCGCGCTCTGGGGCATCATCGAGGACCTCGTGACCGACGGTGCCACGGTGCTCCTCACCACGCAGTACCTGGAGGAGGCCGACCAGCTCGCCGACGACATCGCCGTGATCGACGACCGCCGGGTGATCGCCGAGGGCACCGCGGACGAGCTCAAGGCGCAGGTCGGCGGGCACCGCGTGGTCGTCACCCTCGTCGACGCCGCGGACGGGGACGCCGCCTCGACCGTGCTCGCGCGGTACGGCACGGGTGACGTCGAGACGAGCGGGGACGGGCGGACCCGGGCGATCGCGGTCGACGCCGGGCCGGCTGCCCTCCAGCGGGTGCTCGCCGACCTCGGTGCGGCCGGGGTCGGACTCCACGACGCGGGCATGCGACGGCCGACGCTCGACGACGTCTTCCTCCGGCTCACCGGGCACGTTGCCACCGAGGACGAGGACGACACGACGACCGTGGCGGGCGGCGGACGGGCCTCCCGGCCTGGCACGAGCGACCGACCACCCGGCGGCGACGACCGGACCACCGTCCCGGCGGACACCACCGGAGCGGAGCACGTCCGATGA
- a CDS encoding zinc-dependent alcohol dehydrogenase family protein, protein MRATVIHAPRDIRVEERDAPTIIEPTDAVVRITAACVCGSDLWPYRGVRDTAEPRAIGHEFVGVVDQVGDEVTDLHVGDFVIAPFTTNDGTCQACAHGMTSGCDHRSTFGVTPDAYGHPLGGAQAEYVRVPDAAATLVVVPGPVDDDLVPSLLTLSDVFSTGHHAAVSAEVGPGKTVVVVGDGAVGLSGVLAAARLGAERIIAMSRHADRQALAREFGATDIVEARGDDGVQAVRDLLGGDLADCALEAVGTAESMDQALRVVRPGGNVGYVGVPAGDPELPMPFLFARNITVGGGMAPARAYIEELLPDVLARTIDPGRVFDLELPLDDAAEAYAAMDERRAIKVLLRP, encoded by the coding sequence GTGCGCGCAACAGTCATCCACGCCCCTCGCGACATCCGCGTCGAGGAGCGTGACGCCCCGACGATCATCGAGCCGACCGACGCCGTCGTCCGCATCACCGCCGCCTGCGTGTGCGGCTCCGACCTCTGGCCGTACCGGGGCGTCCGCGACACCGCGGAGCCGCGCGCGATCGGCCACGAGTTCGTCGGCGTCGTCGACCAGGTCGGCGACGAGGTGACCGACCTGCACGTCGGGGACTTCGTCATCGCGCCGTTCACCACGAACGACGGGACCTGCCAGGCCTGCGCGCACGGCATGACGAGCGGCTGTGACCACCGCTCCACCTTCGGCGTGACGCCGGACGCGTACGGCCACCCGCTCGGCGGCGCGCAGGCCGAGTACGTCCGCGTGCCGGATGCCGCGGCCACCCTGGTCGTCGTGCCGGGCCCCGTGGACGACGACCTCGTGCCGTCCCTGCTGACGCTGTCGGACGTCTTCTCGACCGGACACCACGCGGCGGTCTCCGCCGAGGTCGGCCCCGGCAAGACCGTCGTCGTGGTCGGTGACGGCGCGGTCGGCCTGTCGGGTGTGCTGGCCGCGGCGCGACTCGGCGCGGAGCGGATCATCGCCATGAGCCGGCACGCCGACCGGCAGGCCCTCGCACGCGAGTTCGGGGCGACCGACATCGTCGAGGCCCGCGGCGACGATGGCGTCCAGGCGGTGCGCGACCTGCTCGGCGGCGACCTGGCCGACTGCGCGCTCGAGGCCGTCGGCACGGCGGAGAGCATGGACCAGGCACTGCGGGTCGTCCGTCCGGGCGGCAACGTCGGCTACGTCGGCGTGCCCGCGGGTGACCCGGAACTGCCGATGCCGTTCTTGTTCGCCCGGAACATCACGGTCGGCGGTGGGATGGCCCCGGCCCGCGCCTACATCGAGGAGCTGCTCCCCGACGTGCTCGCGCGCACGATCGACCCGGGCCGCGTGTTCGACCTCGAGCTCCCGCTCGACGACGCCGCCGAGGCGTACGCCGCGATGGACGAGCGCCGGGCGATCAAGGTGCTGCTGCGGCCGTAG
- a CDS encoding DUF3097 domain-containing protein, with amino-acid sequence MDEDRYGSDVLSGDWRSRGVRKVRQVPLERDMVLEDPSSGWAGAVVGLEAGTVSLEDWKGRTRAFPFTGQFLLEGELVTLTRPQAPVGRSAAAAPPARTSGPAGRPDPAPAVRRAPEGGRLRTASGSFAVEQQRARVALPSRIMVEGKHDAELVEKVWGADLRVEGVVVEELSGVDNLADVLDDFRPTRERRVGVLVDHLVPGSKESRFADAVMRGKWGAHVLVVGHPFVDVWQSVKPARVGLREWPTIPRSIEWKAGICQALGWPHAEQADIARAWQRILGQVRTFADLEPQLLGRVEELIDFVTEAA; translated from the coding sequence GTGGACGAGGACCGGTACGGCAGTGACGTGCTCTCGGGCGACTGGCGCTCGCGCGGCGTGCGGAAGGTGCGGCAGGTGCCGCTCGAACGGGACATGGTGCTCGAGGACCCCTCCTCCGGGTGGGCCGGCGCCGTGGTCGGGCTCGAGGCGGGCACCGTGTCGCTCGAGGACTGGAAGGGCCGCACCCGCGCCTTCCCCTTCACCGGGCAGTTCCTGCTCGAGGGCGAACTCGTCACGCTGACCCGCCCGCAGGCACCCGTCGGCCGCTCCGCCGCCGCGGCGCCGCCGGCCAGGACGAGCGGGCCTGCCGGGAGGCCCGACCCGGCCCCGGCGGTCCGGCGTGCGCCCGAGGGTGGTCGCCTCCGCACCGCGTCCGGGTCGTTCGCGGTCGAGCAGCAGCGCGCCCGCGTGGCCCTGCCGAGCCGGATCATGGTGGAGGGCAAGCACGACGCCGAACTCGTCGAGAAGGTGTGGGGCGCGGACCTCCGGGTCGAGGGCGTCGTGGTCGAGGAGCTCTCCGGCGTCGACAACCTCGCCGACGTCCTCGACGACTTCCGGCCGACCCGGGAGCGCCGGGTCGGCGTGCTCGTGGACCACCTGGTGCCGGGCTCGAAGGAGTCCCGGTTCGCGGACGCCGTGATGCGCGGGAAGTGGGGCGCACACGTGCTCGTCGTCGGGCACCCGTTCGTGGACGTCTGGCAGTCGGTGAAGCCCGCGCGGGTCGGACTGCGCGAGTGGCCGACGATCCCGCGGTCGATCGAGTGGAAAGCCGGCATCTGCCAGGCGCTCGGGTGGCCGCACGCGGAGCAGGCCGACATCGCCCGGGCGTGGCAGCGGATCCTCGGACAGGTGCGGACCTTCGCCGACCTCGAGCCGCAGCTGCTCGGCCGGGTCGAGGAGTTGATCGACTTCGTGACCGAAGCAGCCTGA
- a CDS encoding spermidine/putrescine ABC transporter substrate-binding protein, which yields MDGIDGRVRNAVDVWLRWLPRWQIGSARPRTRICRRCTGSPVAAAAGFGPDVPHPVQHALIGRMSVIVEDAVDEYTARNLPLLQRELERAAARRRRAGYQPAEGLEPEFQGLDVDPQPQPGEPFLFTLGELAGTGASEQEPREPLSDEAKAALRHEIELSDECARSTGTAVCLALIDHRERIAEAVERLVEPQIAALVSDMFRGLDGPDEGRRGGLF from the coding sequence ATGGACGGCATCGACGGACGCGTGCGGAACGCCGTCGACGTCTGGCTGCGCTGGCTGCCGCGGTGGCAGATCGGCTCCGCCCGCCCGCGCACCCGGATCTGCCGACGCTGCACCGGCTCGCCGGTCGCTGCGGCAGCGGGATTCGGCCCGGACGTGCCGCACCCCGTCCAGCACGCGTTGATCGGTCGGATGTCGGTGATCGTCGAGGACGCCGTCGACGAGTACACTGCGAGGAACCTGCCGCTGCTCCAGCGCGAACTCGAGCGCGCCGCGGCCCGCAGGCGGCGCGCCGGGTACCAGCCGGCCGAGGGGCTCGAGCCGGAGTTCCAGGGCCTCGACGTCGACCCGCAGCCGCAGCCCGGGGAGCCGTTCCTGTTCACGCTCGGTGAGCTCGCCGGCACCGGCGCGAGCGAGCAGGAGCCGCGGGAGCCGCTGTCGGACGAAGCGAAGGCCGCGCTCCGGCACGAGATCGAGCTGTCCGACGAGTGTGCTCGGTCCACCGGCACGGCCGTGTGCCTGGCGCTCATCGACCACCGGGAGCGGATCGCCGAAGCGGTCGAGCGCCTGGTGGAACCGCAGATCGCGGCGCTCGTGTCCGACATGTTCCGCGGGCTGGACGGCCCGGACGAGGGCCGTCGCGGCGGACTGTTCTAG
- a CDS encoding DUF3054 domain-containing protein, giving the protein METRTWGWLAAVVDVVLIVAFAVIGRSSHGEPFAPLGLWTTAFPFLAGWAIAYVTSGAWSRPLATWPTGVVVWVLTVFVGLAIRVATGQGVVDGNPLPISFVVVTTIVLGVFLVGWRLLARLVLRARDRRSPAHGAERPARR; this is encoded by the coding sequence GTGGAGACTCGTACCTGGGGTTGGCTCGCGGCGGTCGTCGACGTCGTGCTCATCGTGGCGTTCGCCGTGATCGGGCGGAGTTCGCACGGCGAACCGTTCGCGCCGCTCGGACTGTGGACGACCGCCTTCCCGTTCCTGGCGGGCTGGGCGATCGCGTACGTGACGTCCGGGGCGTGGTCGCGTCCGCTGGCGACCTGGCCCACCGGGGTCGTGGTGTGGGTCCTGACGGTGTTCGTCGGCCTGGCGATCCGGGTCGCCACCGGCCAGGGCGTGGTCGACGGGAACCCACTGCCGATCTCGTTCGTCGTCGTCACGACGATCGTGCTCGGGGTGTTCCTGGTCGGGTGGCGGCTGCTCGCCCGGCTCGTCCTGCGTGCCCGGGACCGCCGGAGCCCGGCGCACGGCGCGGAGCGCCCCGCCCGGCGCTAG
- a CDS encoding ABC transporter permease, which produces MTATTSALGRQLPVVVTSPVAVWFEDGWTVTKRNLTKIKRSPDMLVFAVLQPIMFVLLFSQVYGGAISVQGTDYTQFLMAGIFAQTVVFGATFSGSAMAQDLKEGLIDRFRTLPMSASAVLVGRTNSDLVLNGISMVIMMATGLAVGWRVNSSPLEFVGGLALLLLFSYAFSWVMALLGMSVKSPEVINNASFMILFPLTFISNAFVPSETMPLVLRVFAEWNPVSSLVQAARQLFGNAGSAPVPDVWTMQHPIATVLIGIAVMLVVFVPWAVNKYTRISSK; this is translated from the coding sequence ATGACCGCCACCACGTCCGCCCTCGGGCGGCAGCTGCCCGTCGTCGTCACCTCGCCGGTCGCGGTCTGGTTCGAGGACGGCTGGACCGTCACGAAGCGGAACCTGACGAAGATCAAGCGGTCGCCGGACATGCTCGTGTTCGCCGTCCTGCAGCCGATCATGTTCGTCCTGCTGTTCAGTCAGGTCTACGGCGGCGCGATCAGCGTCCAGGGCACGGACTACACGCAGTTCCTGATGGCGGGGATCTTCGCGCAGACCGTCGTCTTCGGGGCGACCTTCTCGGGATCGGCCATGGCGCAGGACCTCAAGGAGGGGCTCATCGACCGGTTCCGGACGCTGCCGATGTCGGCGTCCGCGGTGCTCGTCGGGCGGACCAACTCCGACCTGGTGCTCAACGGCATCTCGATGGTCATCATGATGGCGACCGGACTGGCCGTCGGCTGGCGCGTCAACTCGTCACCCCTCGAGTTCGTCGGTGGGCTCGCGCTCCTGCTGCTGTTCAGCTACGCGTTCAGCTGGGTGATGGCGCTGCTCGGGATGAGCGTCAAGTCCCCCGAGGTGATCAACAACGCCTCGTTCATGATCCTGTTCCCGCTGACGTTCATCTCGAACGCGTTCGTGCCGAGCGAGACCATGCCGCTGGTGCTGCGGGTCTTCGCGGAGTGGAACCCGGTCTCCTCGCTCGTGCAGGCCGCCCGGCAGCTGTTCGGCAACGCCGGCTCGGCGCCCGTACCCGACGTCTGGACGATGCAGCACCCGATCGCGACCGTGCTCATCGGCATCGCGGTGATGCTGGTCGTGTTCGTGCCCTGGGCGGTGAACAAGTACACCCGGATCAGCAGCAAGTGA